Proteins from a single region of Corynebacterium casei LMG S-19264:
- a CDS encoding ABC transporter substrate-binding protein: protein MPHEHKSHSLNRLDRRRFLQLGALATVGTAVAGLAGCGTSASNGEPADNTPLTIGYVPIACSAPIAIADALGLFKKHGANVVLKKFSGWADLWTAYATEQLDVAHMLSPMTVAIDAGVTNAARPTELSFTQNTNGQAITLASKHYGSVNSAQDFKGMVLGIPFEYSVHALLLRDYLAANGVDPIADVELRLLRPADMVAQLSVEGIDGFIGPEPFNERAIKSGSGKIWLMTKQLWDKHPCCSVAMAKEWKAEHSSAAQGVISALEEAAAILSTPAQFDSSAQTLSQEKYLNQPAELLDGPFSGVYQDWHGNTHTDLERMSFGDPTDPAAIVWMATQIARWGLGGDTLTMDDATIIKAAQSVLAPGLSVSGERLSINGVDFDPLAPTRGYDHMDSVIFR from the coding sequence GTGCCACATGAACATAAGTCTCACAGCTTAAACCGCCTGGACCGCAGGCGCTTTTTGCAGTTGGGCGCGCTGGCGACCGTCGGTACGGCGGTGGCTGGATTGGCGGGTTGTGGGACATCGGCAAGCAATGGCGAACCAGCGGACAACACCCCGTTGACCATCGGCTACGTGCCCATTGCGTGCTCTGCACCGATTGCTATCGCTGACGCCCTGGGCCTGTTTAAAAAGCACGGCGCGAACGTCGTGTTGAAGAAGTTCTCCGGCTGGGCTGACCTGTGGACGGCCTATGCCACAGAACAGCTGGACGTGGCGCACATGCTTTCACCCATGACCGTGGCGATTGATGCCGGCGTGACCAATGCCGCGCGCCCCACGGAGCTGTCTTTTACCCAAAACACTAATGGCCAGGCCATTACTTTGGCCTCCAAGCACTATGGCTCAGTGAACTCCGCGCAGGATTTCAAGGGCATGGTGCTGGGCATCCCGTTTGAGTACTCCGTGCACGCGTTGCTGCTGCGCGACTATTTGGCCGCGAACGGCGTGGACCCCATCGCTGATGTGGAACTGCGCCTTTTGCGACCAGCGGACATGGTGGCGCAGCTGTCCGTGGAAGGCATCGATGGCTTTATCGGCCCGGAGCCGTTCAACGAGCGCGCCATCAAGAGCGGCTCCGGCAAGATTTGGCTGATGACAAAGCAACTGTGGGACAAGCATCCATGCTGCTCGGTGGCGATGGCCAAGGAATGGAAGGCGGAGCACTCCAGCGCCGCGCAAGGTGTAATCAGCGCGCTGGAAGAAGCCGCTGCCATATTGAGCACCCCGGCGCAGTTCGATTCCTCCGCGCAGACGCTGTCGCAGGAAAAATACCTCAACCAGCCCGCAGAGCTTCTCGATGGCCCATTTTCCGGCGTCTACCAAGACTGGCACGGCAACACGCATACTGACTTAGAACGCATGTCCTTTGGTGATCCAACGGACCCGGCGGCAATCGTGTGGATGGCCACCCAGATTGCGCGCTGGGGCTTGGGCGGCGACACCCTGACCATGGATGATGCCACCATCATTAAGGCTGCACAGAGTGTTTTGGCGCCTGGTCTTTCAGTTTCCGGCGAGCGTTTGAGCATCAACGGTGTGGACTTTGATCCACTTGCCCCTACCCGTGGCTATGACCACATGGACTCGGTGATTTTTCGGTGA
- a CDS encoding ABC transporter permease, whose product MNTKPKPLHAVIIGVVMFFLTIGVWQYAANAGWISDIAPTPANTFQRAVEILSDPFYQDGPASVGIFWHLMASLKRVLLGFLLAAIIALPVGFILGRSTTLRWAVDPVVQVLRPVSPLAWLPLGLALLKDAENTAVFVILLSALWPILINTIDAVRSVNPTYINLADTIGTDWWSRIVYIWLPASLPGIITGLRLSLSTAWLVIVAAEMLIGGRGVGFFVWNAWNRLDIDAIVVAIFIIGIAGLILDHLVGALQKVVRYD is encoded by the coding sequence GTGAATACTAAACCAAAACCACTACACGCCGTCATTATCGGCGTGGTGATGTTCTTCCTCACCATCGGCGTGTGGCAATATGCCGCCAACGCCGGGTGGATTAGTGATATCGCGCCAACACCAGCGAATACCTTCCAGCGCGCGGTGGAAATTCTCTCCGACCCGTTCTATCAAGATGGCCCCGCCAGCGTGGGAATTTTCTGGCACCTGATGGCCAGTTTGAAGCGCGTGCTATTGGGCTTCTTGCTTGCTGCGATTATAGCTTTGCCAGTGGGCTTTATTCTGGGGCGCAGTACCACGCTGCGCTGGGCTGTCGATCCGGTAGTGCAGGTTCTGCGCCCAGTCTCGCCACTGGCGTGGCTGCCACTCGGTCTCGCGCTTCTCAAAGACGCTGAAAACACCGCCGTCTTCGTCATCTTGCTCTCGGCGCTGTGGCCGATTCTAATTAACACCATCGATGCCGTGCGCAGCGTTAATCCGACGTATATCAACCTCGCGGATACCATCGGCACCGACTGGTGGTCACGCATTGTTTATATCTGGCTGCCGGCTTCCTTGCCGGGCATTATCACCGGTCTGCGCCTGTCATTGTCCACCGCGTGGCTAGTTATTGTCGCGGCGGAGATGCTCATCGGCGGCCGCGGCGTGGGCTTTTTCGTGTGGAACGCCTGGAACCGCCTGGATATTGACGCCATTGTTGTCGCGATTTTCATCATCGGTATCGCGGGCCTGATTCTTGACCACCTCGTCGGCGCATTGCAGAAAGTAGTTCGCTATGACTAA
- a CDS encoding ABC transporter ATP-binding protein — MTKSLKTTATDASVELDSITKSYGPTTIIGDTSININDGEFVALLGPSGCGKSTILKMIAGLAEPSTGTVSTGHKKVQGPGPDRGMVFQDHALLPWMTARGNIDFGLRSARPGLSKTERAEITKNHLEQVGLSDAAERRPARLSGGMQQRVGIARAFAIDPPIMLLDEPFGALDALTRRELQIQLLNIWEASRRTVVMVTHDVDEAILLSDRVLVMSKSPEATIIADINVDLPRPRHEVSEDPSVEAKTAELRKEMLNLLEH, encoded by the coding sequence ATGACTAAATCCCTAAAAACCACCGCGACTGATGCCTCAGTTGAACTGGACTCCATCACCAAGTCCTATGGCCCGACCACAATTATTGGTGATACCAGCATCAACATCAACGACGGCGAGTTCGTCGCCCTGCTTGGCCCATCAGGCTGCGGCAAGTCCACCATTTTGAAGATGATTGCAGGTCTCGCGGAGCCATCCACCGGCACCGTTAGCACCGGTCACAAGAAGGTGCAGGGGCCTGGCCCGGACCGCGGCATGGTGTTCCAGGACCATGCGCTTTTGCCATGGATGACCGCGCGCGGCAACATCGACTTCGGGCTGCGCTCCGCACGACCAGGCTTGAGCAAAACCGAGCGCGCTGAGATTACCAAGAACCACTTGGAGCAAGTAGGGCTTTCCGATGCCGCTGAGCGCCGCCCCGCCCGCCTTTCCGGCGGCATGCAGCAGCGCGTCGGCATCGCACGCGCCTTCGCCATCGACCCGCCGATCATGCTTCTCGATGAACCCTTCGGCGCCCTCGACGCCCTGACTCGCCGCGAACTACAAATCCAGCTACTCAACATCTGGGAAGCATCACGCCGCACCGTCGTCATGGTCACCCACGACGTTGACGAAGCAATCCTGCTCTCCGACCGCGTCCTCGTTATGTCCAAGAGCCCCGAGGCCACCATCATCGCCGACATCAACGTCGACCTCCCGCGCCCACGCCACGAAGTCAGCGAAGACCCTTCAGTCGAAGCCAAGACCGCCGAACTGCGCAAGGAAATGCTGAATCTGCTGGAGCACTAA
- a CDS encoding serine/threonine-protein kinase yields MVSNTHSFISTLSERHGFTEISEIGRGGMGVVYRAFDEKLQRYVAVKQLSTELLDEETGLARFRAEMVTLGRISHSAVVKIHFAEVTENGDAYFVMDYVQGENLSTLIRRHREWGNRFTVAETVELLRPIAAALDFLHMRMDPPIIHRDIKPANILVPDSTASESRSLLTDFGISLAAEDTRLTSLSMMIGTERYFAPELVPGGENGPKDLAHSQPTVGSDNYALSLIAFEMLTLQSLKDTMSPNQWAESDRPFPKIAALGLNQKDMGDVDRIEQVLRKSLHPAPAYRFMTATAFIQALAQTGNRASWQRPPRPPQNAIANQNTRIPDVPTPSQESSSGFEFNKPTMITLSALAVGLLVILGAIGTFAFLNPAWQEPESAIADAFPKIISDKPDSPGWAGLECSAGVAGENEQARIVCSDSDLSITFADFGSQEDRDNSLDGAERKHWEVGT; encoded by the coding sequence ATGGTTAGCAATACCCATAGTTTTATCTCAACCCTTAGCGAGCGCCACGGTTTCACGGAGATTTCTGAAATCGGGCGTGGGGGTATGGGTGTGGTTTATCGTGCATTCGACGAGAAGCTGCAGCGCTATGTAGCGGTTAAGCAGCTTTCGACAGAACTTCTCGATGAAGAAACTGGTCTCGCCCGTTTCCGTGCGGAAATGGTGACGTTAGGCCGGATTAGTCATTCAGCCGTAGTAAAAATTCATTTTGCTGAGGTTACGGAGAATGGGGATGCCTACTTCGTCATGGATTATGTCCAAGGCGAAAACCTATCCACCTTGATAAGACGACATCGGGAATGGGGAAACAGATTCACGGTCGCTGAAACTGTTGAACTATTGCGTCCAATTGCAGCCGCATTAGATTTTCTTCACATGCGGATGGATCCGCCTATCATCCACCGCGACATTAAACCGGCAAATATTCTCGTTCCAGATTCAACCGCAAGTGAGTCTAGGTCCCTGCTGACCGATTTCGGGATTAGCTTGGCTGCCGAAGATACACGGCTAACTAGTTTGTCGATGATGATCGGCACCGAGCGGTACTTTGCACCTGAACTCGTTCCTGGCGGAGAGAACGGCCCGAAAGATCTCGCGCATAGTCAACCAACTGTGGGCAGTGACAATTATGCTCTGTCACTCATTGCTTTTGAGATGCTTACGCTGCAGTCTCTTAAAGACACAATGAGTCCAAACCAGTGGGCTGAATCCGATCGGCCATTTCCTAAAATTGCAGCGCTCGGGCTGAATCAGAAAGACATGGGCGACGTCGATCGGATCGAACAGGTTCTTCGCAAGTCGCTGCATCCAGCACCGGCATATCGCTTTATGACTGCGACGGCGTTTATTCAAGCCCTGGCACAAACAGGTAACCGCGCATCGTGGCAGCGTCCACCACGTCCGCCGCAAAACGCGATAGCGAACCAGAATACGCGGATACCTGATGTGCCTACTCCATCGCAGGAGTCTTCTTCAGGGTTTGAATTCAACAAGCCAACGATGATTACGTTGAGCGCCTTGGCTGTCGGATTATTGGTAATTCTGGGCGCAATTGGCACCTTTGCCTTTCTGAATCCTGCGTGGCAAGAACCAGAATCTGCCATCGCAGATGCGTTTCCCAAGATCATTTCCGACAAGCCCGATTCCCCTGGATGGGCGGGGTTAGAGTGCTCAGCCGGCGTAGCCGGAGAGAATGAACAAGCTCGCATCGTTTGTTCTGATAGCGATCTGAGTATCACTTTCGCGGACTTTGGTTCTCAAGAAGATCGCGACAATTCCCTCGATGGTGCCGAAAGAAAACATTGGGAAGTCGGTACTTGA
- a CDS encoding ISL3 family transposase — translation MDSTSNVVADTICRTAELGLAITGAMDAGDFTFIEATATAFADSCSSCAMSGQFRDHAYRTLIDLPIVGFPTKLRIRLPRYRCTNDNCAVKYFQAQLACADPGKKVTHRVTRWILQRLAIDRMSISATAKALGIGWDLTCQLALDMCHELIYNDPTHLDNVQVIGVDEHKWSHNRNAYGAGFVTVIVDMTDHHHNTKRPARLLGVVEGRSADALRTWLAARTPEFRRQVRIVAMDGFQGYATASKELVPNARRVMDPFHVVRLAGDKLTACRQRLQREKYQRRGLTHDPLYKNRKTLLTTQKWLTDKQQARLDELWAYDKDYGTLKMAWLAYQGIIDCYQMSDKRKAKAQMRDIINALCKLPSTNKELAQLGRSLDKRLSDVLAFFDVGVSNGPVEAINGRLEHLRGIALGFRNLTHYILRCLIHSGQLTHKINAL, via the coding sequence GTGGATTCTACTAGCAATGTCGTCGCTGACACCATCTGCCGCACCGCCGAACTTGGCCTAGCCATTACAGGTGCCATGGACGCAGGAGATTTCACGTTCATCGAAGCCACCGCTACCGCTTTTGCCGATTCGTGCAGTAGCTGCGCTATGTCGGGGCAGTTTCGGGATCATGCCTATCGCACTCTCATTGATCTGCCGATTGTTGGTTTCCCCACCAAGCTACGCATCCGCCTGCCACGCTATCGCTGCACCAATGACAACTGCGCAGTCAAGTACTTCCAAGCACAACTGGCATGTGCAGATCCAGGTAAGAAAGTCACCCACCGGGTCACCCGCTGGATACTACAACGCCTAGCCATTGACCGGATGAGCATTTCCGCTACTGCGAAAGCCCTCGGAATCGGATGGGATCTCACCTGCCAGCTAGCGCTGGACATGTGTCATGAACTGATCTACAACGACCCGACCCACCTGGATAATGTACAGGTCATCGGCGTGGACGAACATAAATGGTCTCACAATCGCAACGCTTATGGTGCAGGCTTTGTCACCGTGATTGTGGACATGACTGACCATCACCACAACACCAAGCGCCCAGCACGTTTATTGGGTGTGGTCGAAGGCCGCAGTGCTGATGCGTTGCGTACCTGGCTTGCTGCACGAACACCCGAGTTTCGCCGTCAGGTACGCATCGTCGCCATGGACGGATTCCAGGGCTATGCCACGGCCAGCAAAGAACTTGTGCCCAACGCCAGGCGGGTTATGGATCCGTTCCATGTTGTGCGTTTAGCTGGCGATAAGCTCACCGCCTGCCGGCAACGACTCCAGCGGGAGAAATACCAGCGCCGCGGACTCACACACGACCCGTTGTACAAGAACCGGAAAACCTTGTTGACCACGCAGAAATGGCTAACAGACAAGCAGCAAGCCCGCCTGGATGAGCTCTGGGCTTATGACAAAGACTATGGGACATTGAAGATGGCGTGGCTTGCGTATCAGGGCATTATTGACTGCTATCAGATGAGTGATAAACGCAAGGCCAAAGCGCAAATGCGCGATATCATCAACGCGCTATGCAAACTTCCGTCCACGAATAAAGAACTTGCACAACTTGGCCGCAGTCTAGATAAACGCCTAAGTGATGTCTTGGCATTTTTCGACGTAGGAGTCTCCAACGGACCAGTCGAAGCCATCAATGGACGCCTAGAACACCTCCGCGGAATCGCGCTTGGATTCCGCAACCTCACCCACTACATCCTTCGATGCCTCATCCACTCCGGACAGCTCACCCACAAAATCAACGCACTCTAA
- a CDS encoding IS256 family transposase, with amino-acid sequence MDSVAKRDPEDSAKIKAIEQKLLANPEISKLIDELGTTATDANDLVRGLLQASVTRGLEAEMDAHLGYSKGDREAKAAGGGDNYRNGSYVKKVDSNYGPVDVTVPRDRQGTFLPTMVPKGSRRLTDVDDMIISLYAGGMTVRDIQHHMATVMRVDISHETISAVTDAVLDEVMIWQNRQLDEFYPVIFLDALRIKVRDGGRVVNKSAFLAIGVDMDGIKHILGIWLAKEEGASFWAHVCANLASRGVQDVFIVCCDGLKGLPEAVEATWPDSMVQTCVVHLIRAANRWVAYGDRKTVSAALKKVYTAPEEATARAALDEFADSELGQKYPQSVKVWTDAWERFVPFLQFPPMARKVIYTTNSIESMNNELRKATRNRVQFTNDDSAIKTLWLMICNIEDKRAAKRAKQGKKAAATSGRLIEGRKVTNWKQAINQMAVAYPERFTNYL; translated from the coding sequence ATGGATTCTGTGGCGAAACGAGATCCGGAAGATTCCGCGAAGATTAAAGCGATCGAGCAGAAACTGCTCGCGAACCCGGAGATATCCAAGCTCATTGACGAGCTGGGAACCACAGCAACGGACGCCAACGACCTAGTCCGGGGATTACTGCAAGCTTCGGTCACCCGTGGCTTGGAAGCCGAAATGGATGCCCACCTGGGTTATTCCAAAGGCGATCGTGAGGCCAAAGCGGCCGGTGGTGGCGATAATTATCGCAACGGCTCCTATGTCAAAAAGGTTGATTCGAACTACGGCCCGGTCGATGTCACCGTCCCACGTGATCGGCAGGGCACGTTCTTGCCCACGATGGTGCCGAAAGGCTCACGCAGGTTAACCGATGTCGATGACATGATCATCAGTTTGTATGCCGGTGGCATGACAGTGCGCGATATCCAGCATCATATGGCCACGGTCATGAGGGTTGATATCTCGCATGAAACGATTTCCGCAGTGACTGATGCGGTGCTAGATGAAGTCATGATCTGGCAAAACCGTCAGCTAGACGAGTTCTACCCCGTAATTTTCTTAGATGCCCTGCGTATCAAAGTTCGCGACGGTGGACGAGTAGTTAACAAGTCCGCCTTTTTGGCTATCGGCGTGGATATGGACGGGATCAAACACATCCTGGGTATCTGGTTGGCGAAAGAAGAAGGCGCCTCCTTCTGGGCTCATGTGTGCGCGAACCTGGCAAGCCGTGGAGTCCAGGACGTGTTTATTGTCTGCTGCGATGGTTTGAAAGGCCTGCCGGAAGCGGTGGAAGCAACGTGGCCGGATTCGATGGTGCAGACCTGTGTGGTGCATTTGATTCGTGCAGCAAACCGGTGGGTGGCCTATGGCGATCGTAAGACCGTATCTGCGGCGTTGAAGAAGGTGTATACCGCGCCTGAAGAGGCAACCGCACGTGCAGCGTTGGATGAATTCGCCGACTCAGAACTGGGCCAGAAATATCCCCAATCAGTCAAGGTCTGGACGGATGCGTGGGAGCGTTTCGTGCCGTTTCTGCAGTTCCCGCCGATGGCCAGAAAGGTCATCTATACGACAAACTCGATTGAGTCGATGAATAACGAGCTGCGTAAAGCTACCCGTAACCGCGTGCAATTTACCAATGATGATTCCGCGATTAAGACGCTGTGGTTGATGATCTGCAATATTGAGGATAAACGCGCGGCTAAACGCGCAAAACAGGGCAAGAAAGCTGCTGCTACCAGCGGAAGACTCATCGAAGGCAGAAAGGTCACCAACTGGAAACAAGCCATCAACCAAATGGCCGTGGCCTACCCCGAACGATTCACCAACTACCTATAA
- a CDS encoding IS110 family RNA-guided transposase: MTTDIDFSAKPVAGVDTHTDTHTVATVTATGRHLATETFPTTRAGYTHLTEFLNKHGVGTVGVEGTNSFGAGLTRHLIDRGYTVVEVLRPKRSIRRRDGKSDPVDALAAARQVLSGEGLSTPKDSTGPVESLRALQITRKQLVSTTTTLITTIKSLLVTAPDDIRTRYGTMTNHTLVNALVYCRPSPDLSDPRNGVLTSLKILATTYRALRVQCDELEARISALVSMINPHVSSIVGCGALVSADLLISIGDNPERIHSEAALANLCGVAPLPASSGRTNRHRLNRGGDRRANSALYRIALVRMRYDQRTKAYVARRTAEGLSKKEIIRCLKRAIIREVYRVICTKRSTPQPRDLRRDELKELRIAKQLTQVYVAQHLGCAPARISDIETGKRPLTELASAYEKFLKTV, translated from the coding sequence ATGACCACAGACATCGATTTCTCTGCAAAACCCGTTGCTGGGGTCGACACCCACACCGACACCCACACCGTTGCCACGGTGACTGCAACCGGCCGGCATCTGGCCACCGAAACCTTTCCCACCACCAGGGCCGGCTACACACACCTCACCGAGTTTCTTAACAAGCACGGTGTCGGCACCGTCGGAGTAGAAGGAACCAACTCTTTCGGTGCCGGATTAACCCGGCACCTGATAGACCGTGGCTACACGGTAGTTGAAGTCCTGCGCCCGAAGCGCAGCATCCGACGCCGGGACGGGAAGTCAGATCCGGTGGATGCCCTTGCCGCCGCGCGACAGGTCCTGTCAGGGGAAGGACTGAGCACGCCTAAAGATTCCACAGGCCCGGTGGAGTCGTTACGAGCGTTACAGATCACCCGGAAACAGCTGGTGTCCACCACCACGACACTCATCACGACGATAAAGTCGTTGCTGGTCACAGCTCCTGATGATATCCGCACCCGCTACGGAACTATGACTAACCACACCCTTGTCAACGCATTGGTGTACTGCCGTCCATCGCCGGATCTTAGCGATCCGCGAAATGGTGTGCTGACCAGCCTGAAGATTCTGGCCACGACCTACCGCGCGTTGCGGGTGCAGTGTGATGAGTTGGAAGCCCGGATCTCTGCTCTGGTGTCAATGATCAATCCTCATGTCAGCAGTATCGTAGGATGTGGGGCTCTTGTTTCCGCTGATCTGTTGATCAGCATCGGAGATAATCCTGAGCGCATTCACTCGGAAGCAGCGCTGGCGAACTTGTGTGGGGTGGCTCCATTGCCGGCAAGCTCTGGGCGAACCAACCGGCACCGGCTTAATCGTGGTGGTGACCGGCGTGCGAACTCGGCGTTGTATCGGATTGCTCTTGTGAGGATGCGCTATGACCAACGCACCAAAGCCTACGTCGCTAGGCGCACCGCAGAAGGGTTGTCGAAAAAGGAAATTATTCGCTGCCTCAAGCGAGCCATCATCAGAGAGGTCTACCGCGTGATCTGTACCAAGCGCAGTACGCCCCAACCGAGGGATCTTCGGCGAGATGAGCTGAAAGAACTGCGCATCGCGAAGCAGCTCACCCAGGTGTACGTAGCGCAACATTTAGGGTGCGCCCCGGCGAGGATCAGTGACATCGAGACTGGAAAACGTCCGTTAACGGAATTAGCGTCGGCCTACGAAAAATTCCTGAAAACCGTTTGA
- a CDS encoding ABC transporter substrate-binding protein yields MTHYRSINTPLTIGYVPIACSAPIAIADALGLFKKHGANVVLKKFSGWADLWTAYATEQLDVAHMLSPMTVAIDAGVTNAARPTELSFTQNTNGQAITLASKHYGSVNSAQDFKGMVLGIPFEYSVHALLLRDYLAANGVDPIADVELRLLRPADMVAQLSVEGIDGFIGPEPFNERAIKSGSGKIWLMTKQLWDKHPCCSVAMAKEWKAEHSSAAQGVISALEEAAAILSTPAQFDSSAQTLSQEKYLNQPAELLDGPFSGVYQDWHGNTHTDLERMSFGDPTDPAAIVWMATQIARWGLGGDTLTMDDATIIKAAQSVLAPGLSVSGERLSINGVDFDPLAPTRGYDHMDSVIFR; encoded by the coding sequence TTGACACACTATAGGAGCATCAACACCCCGTTGACCATCGGCTACGTGCCCATTGCGTGCTCTGCACCGATTGCTATCGCTGACGCCCTGGGCCTGTTTAAAAAGCACGGCGCGAACGTCGTGTTGAAGAAGTTCTCCGGCTGGGCTGACCTATGGACGGCCTATGCCACAGAACAGCTGGACGTGGCGCACATGCTTTCACCCATGACCGTGGCGATTGATGCCGGCGTGACCAATGCCGCGCGCCCCACGGAGCTGTCTTTTACCCAAAACACTAATGGCCAGGCCATTACTTTGGCCTCCAAGCACTATGGCTCAGTGAACTCCGCGCAGGATTTCAAGGGCATGGTGCTGGGCATCCCGTTTGAGTACTCCGTGCACGCGTTGCTGCTGCGCGACTATTTGGCCGCGAACGGCGTGGACCCCATCGCTGATGTGGAACTGCGCCTGCTGCGACCAGCGGACATGGTGGCGCAGCTGTCCGTGGAAGGCATCGATGGCTTTATCGGCCCGGAGCCGTTCAACGAGCGCGCCATCAAGAGCGGCTCCGGCAAGATTTGGCTGATGACAAAGCAACTGTGGGACAAGCATCCATGCTGCTCGGTGGCGATGGCCAAGGAATGGAAGGCGGAGCACTCCAGCGCCGCGCAAGGTGTAATCAGCGCGCTGGAAGAAGCCGCTGCCATATTGAGCACCCCGGCGCAGTTCGATTCCTCCGCGCAGACGCTGTCGCAGGAAAAATACCTCAACCAGCCCGCAGAGCTTCTCGATGGCCCATTTTCCGGCGTCTACCAAGACTGGCACGGCAACACGCATACTGACTTAGAACGCATGTCCTTTGGTGATCCAACGGACCCGGCGGCAATCGTGTGGATGGCCACCCAGATTGCGCGCTGGGGCTTGGGCGGCGACACCCTGACCATGGATGATGCCACCATCATTAAGGCTGCACAGAGTGTTTTGGCGCCTGGTCTTTCAGTTTCCGGCGAGCGTTTGAGCATCAACGGTGTGGACTTTGATCCACTTGCCCCTACCCGTGGCTATGACCACATGGACTCGGTGATTTTTCGGTGA
- a CDS encoding ABC transporter substrate-binding protein, which translates to MTHYRSINTPLTIGYVPIACSAPIAIADALGLFKKHGANVVLKKFSGWADLWTAYATEQLDVAHMLSPMTVAIDAGVTNAARPTELSFTQNTNGQAITLASKHYGSVNSAQDFKGMVLGIPFEYSVHALLLRDYLAANGVDPIADVELRLLRPADMVAQLSVEGIDGFIGPEPFNERAIKSGSGKIWLMTKQLWDKHPCCSVAMAKEWKAEHSSAAQGVNSALEEAAAILSTPAQFDSSAQTLSQEKYLNQPAELLDGPFSGVYQDWHGNTHTDLERMSFGDPTDPAAIVWMATQIARWGLGGDTLTMDDSTIIAAAESVLVPGLEVTGEHLSINGVDFDPLAPTRGYDHMDSVIFR; encoded by the coding sequence TTGACACACTATAGGAGCATCAACACCCCGTTGACCATCGGCTACGTGCCCATTGCGTGCTCTGCACCGATTGCTATCGCTGACGCCCTGGGCCTGTTTAAAAAGCACGGCGCGAACGTCGTGTTGAAGAAGTTCTCCGGCTGGGCTGACCTATGGACGGCCTATGCCACAGAACAGCTGGACGTGGCGCACATGCTTTCACCCATGACCGTGGCGATTGATGCCGGCGTGACCAATGCCGCGCGCCCCACGGAGCTGTCTTTTACCCAAAACACTAATGGCCAGGCCATTACTTTGGCCTCCAAGCACTATGGCTCAGTGAACTCCGCGCAGGATTTCAAGGGCATGGTGCTGGGCATCCCGTTTGAGTACTCCGTGCACGCGTTGCTGCTGCGCGACTATTTGGCCGCGAACGGCGTGGACCCCATCGCTGATGTGGAACTGCGCCTGCTGCGACCAGCGGACATGGTGGCGCAGCTGTCCGTGGAAGGCATCGATGGCTTTATCGGCCCGGAGCCGTTCAACGAGCGCGCCATCAAGAGCGGCTCCGGCAAGATTTGGCTGATGACAAAGCAACTGTGGGACAAGCATCCATGCTGCTCGGTGGCGATGGCCAAGGAATGGAAGGCGGAGCACTCCAGCGCCGCGCAAGGTGTAAACAGCGCGCTGGAAGAAGCCGCTGCCATATTGAGCACCCCGGCGCAGTTCGATTCCTCCGCGCAGACGCTGTCGCAGGAAAAATACCTCAATCAGCCCGCAGAGCTTCTCGATGGCCCATTTTCAGGCGTCTACCAAGACTGGCACGGCAACACGCATACTGACTTAGAACGCATGTCCTTTGGCGACCCAACGGACCCGGCGGCAATCGTGTGGATGGCCACGCAGATTGCCCGCTGGGGCTTGGGCGGTGACACGTTGACGATGGATGATTCCACCATCATCGCCGCCGCAGAAAGCGTGCTTGTGCCGGGACTGGAAGTGACTGGCGAACACTTAAGTATTAACGGCGTGGATTTTGATCCACTGGCCCCTACTCGTGGATATGACCACATGGACTCGGTGATTTTTCGGTGA